The stretch of DNA GCACCTGTGAGTCTGTGAGATGTGAGATCGACATAGAGCTAGAAATACAGTTGGCTTGTGAGCATACTATGCAGTCCCCTGCAGATTTATCATACCCTACTTGAAGTGCGTACTTGTGAAAGACAAAATGATGCTTAAGTGACTCATTTAGTACATCTTTTCTGCTTGATGCTTGTAATGCACCTGTGTGTATATTTTTCTTCTGTAGCCCTGTTTTACCTATGTGCCTGAACAATGTGGCTGTGTATATTATGACACAAAGTATCTGAATATGGTTGTAGAATGGCAGTTTGAAACTGCGGCGAGCTTACTTGCAGCACCACATTCGTCTTCTTGTTTTCTTTTCTCCCTGCAAAATGGTGTTGGCGGTGAATTCAGCACACCTAGAAAGGGTAGCATTATCTACGAAATCAGCCGATGTTTCTGAATGATAATAGCCATCGATCACAAGGTCGTCGGCAGATCGTCTTTCAAATTGTCGTGTGCAGAGTAATTTCGATGATAATATGGCCTCATCTGATGAGACACGACTCAGGGAAAGAGAACAGCAGAGTCAACATGGAACTGCCGCAGACATATTGGCAGGGCCGATCGTGCTTCCAGATTAATTATTATTAGAGGAGCTTATGGGCACATTTTTCATCGAAGTGGTCGTGCCGGAGTGGTTATCGGGCATGACTAGAAATCATGTGGGCTTTGCCCGCGCAGGTTCGAATCCTGCCGACCACGATGTTTTTGCCATATCTAAAGGGTCAAAGTATAGTAGATTTGCAAGCATTTTTCCCCTTTGCTTTCTTGCAATAAAGAAATGTATATCATATATCGTGGCCATGATTTAAATTTTTTTGCCATTTTTCTGTAGGGTCAAAGTATAGTAGATTTGCAAGCATTTTTCCCCTTTGCTTTCTTGCAATAAAGAAATGTATATCATATATCGTGGCCATGATTTAATTTTTTTTGCCATTTTTCTGTAGGGTGTAGAATTGTAAGCATTTTTCCACTTTACTTTCCTGCAACAAAGAAATGACCACCATCATCTCgacaaaagaaaaaagaaatgaTCACCATATAAAGTTCGAATCCTGTCGACCATGATTTTTTGCCATTTCTCTAGAGGGTCAAAGTATAGTAGTTTTGCGAGCATTTTTTCCCTTTACTTCACGATTTTTTTGCCATTTTTCTGTAGGGTCAAGTTATAGTAGAATGGTAAGCATGTTTCCACTTTACTTTCCTGCAACAAAGAAATGATCACCATCATCTcgaaagaagaaaaaagaaatgACCGCCGTCATCtcgaaaaaagaaaaaaagaaatgaTCACCATATAAAGTTCGAATCCTGTCGACCATGATTTTTTGCCATTTGTCTAGAGGGTCAAAGTATAGTAGATTTGCAAGCATTTTTCCCCTTTGCTTTCTTGCAATAAAGAAATGTATATCATATATCGTGGCCATGATTTAAATTTTTTTGCCATTTTTCTGTAGGGTCAAAGTATAGTAGATTTGCAAGCATTTTTCCCCTTTGCTTTCTTGCAATAAAGAAATGTATATCATATATCGTGGCCATGATTTAATTTTTTTTGCCATTTTTCTGTAGGGTGTAGAATTGTAAGCATTTTTCCACTTTACTTTCCTGCAACAAAGAAATGACCACCATCATCTCgacaaaagaaaaaagaaatgaTCACCATATAAAGTTCGAATCCTGTCGACCATGATTTTTTGCCATTTCTCTAGAGGGTCAAAGTATAGTAGTTTTGCAAGCATTTTTTCCCTTTACTTCACGATTTTTTTGCCATTTTTCTGTAGGGTCAAGTTATAGTAGAATGGTAAGCATGTTTCCACTTTACTTTCCTGCAACAAAGAAATGATCACCATCATCTcgaaagaagaaaaaagaaatgACCGCCGTCATCtcgaaaaaagaaaaaaagaaatgaTCACCATATAAAGTTCGAATCCTCTCGACCATGATTTTTTGCCATTTGTCTAGAGGGTCAAAGTATAGTAGATTTGCAAGCATTTtttccctttactttcttgcaataAAGAAATGTAAATCATATATGGTGGCCACAATTTTTTTTGCCATTTTTCTGTAGTGTCAAGTTATAGTGGAATCGTAAGCATTTTTTCACTTTACTTTCCTGCAACAAAGAAATGATCACCGTCGtctcaaaaaaataaaaaagaaatgaTCACCATATATCGTGTTTCTATTTCTCTAGAGGGTCAAAGTATAGTAGATTTGAATGATGGTGATTACAAGAACCCCGGTAACATAATTTGAATGACATAGCTTGTTTGAATCCTGCTGACCACGTTTTTTCCAGGAGGGTCAAATTATAGTAGATGTGCAAGCATTTCCCCCCTCTTTACTTCTCCGCAACAGAGAAATAAACACCATATATCGTGTTTCACAAAATGTAGTAATTGGCAAAGCAGGTTATTATCCGGTGCTGGGAGGATCACTTATCCAGTCATCATCAACTCATATACCTTATTTCATGTTCTTTTATGGACTCCTAATCGGGGTCAATAAGAGGATGTTTTTTATACGACCAGACTGCTATGGCCTGGAGAAAGAGGATAAGAAAAAAAATCATCCTGTAAAATGGTCTGAGGTGTGCAGAGCTAAATACATGACAGTGGGGACTAGGAATTCAAAACCTAGCTTTGATGAATAAAGCTTTGTTGTGTAAACGGTGGTGGAAACTGTTTAACATTGAGGGGCTTTAGGGCAGCAAATGCTAATAAATAAATATCAAAATAATAAATGTCTTGCTAGAATTAAGAAAAAGCAGGGGGATCCACAGTTTTGGTGTGAGCTGATTAAGCATCAGGGTCATTTTCTGTCTTTCTGCAAATTTGTAGTTGGGGGGGGTGGCAAAAATGTAAGATTCAATGAGGATAGATGGGTTGGGGGGAAATCCCTTAAGGAGAATTTCCCTAGACTTTGTAACATGTGTTTTGACAAAAGTAAGTCTATTGGTGAGATATTGGGTAAAGGGCTTGATGATGTACAGTTTAGAAGAACACATTATGGGGATTCTCTTGAACTTTGGAAGAGGTGTGTGTTGTAGTGACTTTAGCGGATCAAAAAGATAGGATCCAATGGACCTTAACCAAAAATGGTATAGACACTATTAAATCATATTACAAACACTTGATTGAGAATGGAATGAGATATCCACATGATTTTTTGTGGAAATCGAAATACCCCCTAGAGTTAAAGTGTTTCTTTGGCTAGTTCTTCGAAATAGTATCCTTATAAAAGACAATCTGTTTAGAACAGGATGGTCTAGGGACAAGAAATGTCCTTTTTGTGACTGAGATGAGAACACTACTCATCTGCTTTTTGATTGTTCTGCAGACAGACTGCTACAGAATATTATGAAATGTGCTTTTGATTTACCTATTAGTATTCAAAACACGTTTGATGTGTGGCAGAAGCAATTTAGTAAAAATGGTAGAAATTTCGCAGTTACTGTGATATCTTTGGTATTTTCAGCAATATAGAAGTTAAGAAATGGGGTGATTTAAAAAAACAAGGTTGCTGACTTTTGTGTTCCTGTTAATCTGGCAGTTAAAATGCTCCATGATTGGTTTGTTTTGCAGACAAACCCAGAAAGACGAATGGTGTTAAAGTGGGGCGTAAGAAGGGTTGAAATGATCGTTGGGGAAAGTTTTCAAAGTTGCGCACTGATGGAGGACCTCACTTCGGATCACGGCTGGCTGAAGGGGGGGTCTGTTCTACCCAGATGGAGCTTTGGTTGATCTCTCCCAGTTTTTTGCTTTGCATTTAGAACTATCTGTGTAAGAACTTTTGGCTGGTGTTAGCTGGTCTATAAATAAAGTATGATCGTCCTGGAGATTCCGACATGTGGTTGTCCTAGGATGGATTTGTTATGTTGGCACTAAAACCTTATTAGCTTGCTCTAGGCTTTGTGGCAGTTTGCTGTTTTAGCCTTTTTGTGGTTTCGATGGATAGTTGGGGATAGGCTGGCTGAAGCCATCTTCAAACCATGCATCATTTACCTTTTTTAGTTTTCTGTTGCTGGTAGTTTTTTTAGGGAAGATGTTATGGTTTCTGATAAATGATAATCAAAGAGGGAGCTCTCTTTTCTCAAAACGAAAATAAAAAATATATTGTGTTTCTTTGTTGTGATTACAAGAAACCCCGATACATGGTTTGAATGAACATAACTCGTTCGAATCCTGCTCATCACGTTTTTTAAGAGGGTAAACTTATAAGAGATAGTTGGGCAAGCATTTTTTCTCTTTACTTTCCCACAACGGAGGAATAAACGTCATATATTGTGTTTTTTTGTTGTGATTACAAGAAACACACACTCATGCAGCTCCGACACACAGTCTTTTTAGCTGAATGACATAGTTCAAGGTAAACATTTTTTCTCATTAAGAGTCTTGGCTAATCTGACCCCCTATACGCCCGCAGGTGCGTTCGCGGATAGCACCCGCCAGCCTCTCATATCTTATGCCCGACATCCACACATTATAAAGCTGGACTCTCGAATCCATGTAAATTCATGCACATTCATCATACACGTCAATGTCAGACGTAAATAATAAATGTTGGTACCGAAAGTACATAGGTTGACATAATTTTTTCAAGTGCACAACTCAAATGGTAGCTCATTGATTTCCATTGTGGGTCCGCATATGCTCCACAAGATCATTGAGTAGTTGCGCATTCACCTGATGATCTCGAAGATTTTGATGCATCTGCAGGGAGTTCATAAGCTGAGGTGCATCTTGATCTCCCGGGATTTAAAGTTGTTCTTCAAGTGCTTCAAAATCATTGGTTTGCGCTACACCATCATCCTCATTCTCGACAAATCATATTGTGTAAAATAACACATGTCATGAGTTGCCACAGAGTTTTCGATTCTCACATCATTGCGGCTCCATGAACAATTCCTCAACGAGCTTGAAGCACTCCGAATGCCCCTCTCTACATCCTTCCTAGCCGCTTCTTGCATTAACGCAAAGTGGCTTTGTTTGTTTCCCTATAGTTTGAATATGATCTTCACAAACGCCCCCAGTAAGGACAGATGCTCCCATGTTTGTACTCACAGCCGTTGGCAGTATAGTTGCAAGGCGCCGATTCCCCATTGCAAAGCCTCCTGAAAATCATAGATCGTTGAAGCACATTGATGCCGTTGTGAGATCTTGCCATTccaaagaaagcatgccaaatcTATAAAGTCATGTGACGCCACCGCTTCTAGTATGATGGCGGTCCTCTTTGGTGCGAGCTTGATACATTCCCCATAAACCTTTGGGGTAGTTCTTTCATTGGTAATGCATGCAATCAATTGACCCGAGCATTTCTAGAAACCTTCTGGCCTCTCCAATAGCCAACAACCTTACTGTTGCTTGCACATTTGGTTCTCTCAGATACTCCGCTCCAAACACCACCTGCGCACCACGGCGCGGGCAAACTTGATAGTAGTCTTCAGGCATGTGCTCTCCCCATCCTGACCATCTCACCAACGACATCTGCGACAGTACCAAGTGCAAGCATTCTCAGAGTAGCCGTGCACTTCTGCTTAGCAGAGGAAGAAATTTGGCCACAACAATCCCTTTTGAGCTTAAAGTAGTCATCGTGTGCCTCCACTCCCTCCATAATGCGCAAGAACAATGGTTGCCGCATGAGGAAACAACGATGAAACCATGGATCATCCGTGAAAGTTGGGTTCAGAGCAAAATAGTCCTTCTGCAATAGCCATGCTCTGGACACCCTATCCCGATTGATCACTCGTCTCCCTTTGATTGAGCCCTTGAAGTTGAGAATGTGCTCCACCCGCCAGTCCATTTCTTCTTGCATGCTCATGAGCATGATCATGTCCACTTATTCGTCCGAACCCGAGGAATCGAAGACCTCATCTTGAATCATTTGATCAAGCTCTGTCGGTCCATACTTCTCGTCCGATGAAACATCGGAATTCATCGTTTTCCCTACTAAAATCACAAAAAACCCGGTCAAAGAATATGTTAGACACACAGAGCGTAAGGTGGGGCCGAGAGGACAACCGTGCCAGTGCTGGAGGCGCGGAGGCTAGGAACGGTTGAGGAGCACGTGCGGCGGCGGAGTGGCGAGACGAACGtcgatgaggaggaagaagagaggagaTAGCAAATGGACCCGGTAAGTAATGGGTGGATTTGGTGCTTTTCCAGgtgggggcgggcacgcccgggCGTCCCTATATCCGCCTCATATTTAAGTTGAACTAGATGATGCCCCGCACATTGTTGCAGGAATCTTTTGCAATGTTTCAATGAGATTTGGTTATATCGAACATCAATACTTGAAACAATTGTTTTTTTAAAGTATATAAGAATTAAATGTAAATAGCATAATAGAATGGAATTTGACATGCATGCATGTTGAAGTGGATTTTTACTATGCATAGTTGCATGTTGAGGTGGGCATTTTTTTATGCATGTTGAATGGTGAGGTGGCAtacttgcatgttgagagaaatatgtTAATGgaggctagctatttagatatagaagatatGAGGGGTACTAGTCAGCCCTGCCATTTGAGACTCGTTAAGGCGCTTGTCTGGGTCGTATTTTCATGACCAGTTAGTGACCGGACCTTCTGACCGGGCGTTTGAGTCGGATATAGGGCGCCCGTGGATGCTCTAATTTCCTTCAACAAAGGGATGATCAGCATGTACTAGCATGTTTCTTTGTTGCGAGAGGACAGGGAGCTCCGGACGCATGGCAGTATGGGAATGGGGGCACGGCAGAGCATAGAAGCGTGCCCGGTTCCGCTGGACTAGGTTGCCCGATCAACGCTAGGCAGTTCCTGGTCCCAGGCCTCGCGGAGCCCCGTTTCCCCATCGGGGCAGGCAGGTGATACGCAGTAACGCAGATCGCGTGGTCGCACTGCACGGAACGGGCTGTCGTCGGGCCTGTACACCGCAGCGCGCCAGCGCGCACATGCGGCGCCGGAAGCCGTCAGACGTCACGCGAACGACCGCGACGCGACCCGACCCGCCCGCCACGCGGCGACGGGCCAGGCGACACTTGGCTCTGCCGCCCCGCGCGGCCTCGACCGGAAACGGCCGCTCCCCACCTGAACCCCGACGCTCCTCCGCCCCACTCAACCCcgcggctctcgctcgctcgacTCCTCCCCTTCACCTCCCGGGGCGCATTAACACCTTCCTAATCAGTTTCCCCTTCGCATCCCCGCACCAATCCGCGCCGCGTTCCAATCCATTTCCGCCCCCTCCAATCATCCCCAAACCCTACCCGCCGTCGCGCCGCCCGCtgaccgccgccgcccgcccgcccgccgcGCGGGGGCAGGGAGGCAGGGAGGAGGAGAAGATGGGCCGGTGGGGGATGAAGCTCGGCGACATGGCCGAGTTCCAGTGCTTCGTCTGCAAGGACGCCGGCGACGTCCGCGTCTGCGACTCCAGGTGagcgccgcccctcgccgcgccCCAGGGTTTTCTCCATCCTCTGTTCCGCGGGAGACCCGCGCCGCGTCGGCGGCCGGCGAATCGCCCGGTCATAATCGTCGCTGAATATTAATTGCCCTGCCGTGCCGCCTTTCAGGAACTGCCTCAAGAGCTACCACCCGTGCTGCGTGGGGAAGGAGGACGACTTCATTGATTCCAGTGAGCAATACGTTTGTGGTAAGCGCTTACGCATAATGATTCCCAGTTGTTTCATCATGCGTGACTGCCGTGGGAATCGGCACTGCATCTGTGCAGTTGTTATGCTGCGTGCTCGTATCCAATTACTCATTCCTTGACTCCAAGGACCAATACATATACATTCGTGGTGGGCGTTTATGCTTACTCATACCTAGCTGTTTTACCATGCATGCCTGCTACTGGAATTGACGCTACATCGTGCACCTGTTTTCTGCGTGCTCAAATTCAGTTACTCGTTCCTTGGTCACGGCGGAGGATCCTATATCATATATCGTGCATGTGTGTGAAATCCCTGTTGTTCATGTCCCTGTCCTTTCCTTCCATGAAAAAGAAAATACTGTTGGATGCTCATCCTTTTAGAACATATGCTTTATCATTGTTCCAGCATCATGCAGCATGATGGCAAGGCAAACTGCGTTCCAGCAATGCAATATCTCCAACTGGAAACTTTGCAGGCATAAGCAGATCATGTTACAACGGAAGCTCATATTCTTGGTGTCCACTTTACAGTCTTGATTGTTACCATATATAGCTTGAATTTATCAAATGCTTCTTTTACTTCTGTCCTGTAAAATAATGACATTGGTGCTTTCGCCTAATTTTAACCATTTTCAGATTGGCACAAATGTGCTAAATGCGGAAGTGATGCACTCTATTTATGCTTGTGCTGTCCAAGTTCCTCTACTTGTGGAGACTGCTTTGGAAAAATtgatttcatcccagtgaagcaGAGCAACGAATTCAGCATGGGATTCTGCCGCAGCTGTTTTAATATGGCAGTAGCGACTGAGAAAGATGACCGTGAAGAGGTAATATGCATGCCCCAGGCCCATTTTTGAATTACAGTAACGAGCTTCCATTTCAAAGTGGTACTCAAGTTCCAATTAGCACGCATGCTATTCCATTAGTTGTcacccccctcccccatcccccCAAAAATTAACAGCCTTGTTGCTTACCATAAAGCTATTCACCATATATTTACCTGCAAGTTGCCCACCTGCACTTGTGTTGGATTTCTTAGTAGATAGAAGTCAGGCTGGTTTAAATAAAAACGCCAGTTTACTCATCCAAtatgttttttttccttttgtcTTTTTGTGACAAGAGTTCATGTGCATCTCCAGGCAAAGGTTGCTTTCGGAGGTACCCCGGAGAACTATGAAATATTGTTTAAAGATTACTGGTCAGTACTTAATGACAAGGAGCGTTTTACATTGCTCGACTTGCAAATCGCAAGTATTCGTCATAAAAGAAGCCTACAGTGTAAAGAAGGGAATGATTCGAATGAGTATCACAAGACAGATGGAAAGCCATTGGGTGACAATGATGGTGCTGGGCCATCATCTCTTCTTGACACAATGGACAAACCAAATGAAGTGCAAGCTACTCTGAAGAGAAAGAAGCTGGAGAAGAAAACATATGTTGGGTGGGCTTCAAAAGAGCTAACAGAATTCCTATCATGTATTGGTAAGGATACAAGCACGCCTCTTGACCATTTCAAAGTTGCTGAAGTTGTTAGGGAGTATGTTCGACAGAAAAATCTACATCTACATGATAAGAAGAAGAAATCTGTCATGTGTGATGAGAACCTGCATTCTTTATTTAACAAAAAGAAAATTAAGTACAACATGATCCATAGCCTGGTGGAAATGCATCTTTCTGCAAATGCAATTTCAGAGGATGAAAGTGATGGATCTGTGGATGATACTGGTTACACGGTGAAAAAGAAGCCTCGGAATAGTTTGGAGCCAAAAATTCCTAAGAGTGTTTCAGGAATAGACCCAATAATTCCTAAGAGTGTTTCAGGAACAAACAAGAATTGTCTTGCCGCTCTCAATCCGAATAACCTGAATCTGATTTATCTGAGAAGAACCTTAGTTGTAAAACTTCTGACTGAGCTAGACACATTTGAACAGAAGGTTATTGGTTGTTTGGTCAGAGTGAAGAATGATCTCAAGAGTTATACTTATATGATGACTAAGAAATATTACCAGATTGGACTAGTTACAGGTAATGTCCAGTTGAATCCACTCGTCTTCTGATGATCCTGCTAATTTTTTCCCATTCTAAGGGAGGCCTTAATTTTCTCACCCCATGAAAACATCCATAACAGGCATTAAGAAATCTTCAGAAGAATACAAGATTAAGAATACATTTACAGATGTTCTTTTATGTGTTTCCGGTATGTGGGATGATGTCAAGATCTCGATGCTATCAGAAGAGGACTTTGAGGAGGTATGTTTTGTTCACTCCAGTAGGATTTATTTTAGCATTGGCCTGGTCACCTACTCCAAATACAGCCTTCTTTTTGAACTGGCCTGGTCAAATAATTCTCTTTTATTCTTGATAACAGGATGAGTGCAATGATCTTCTGAAGTCGGCCAAGAAAGAGCTCTTCAAAAGGCCTACTGTTGTAAGTTTTCTTTTTTAACTGCAATGTTTGCGCTCCTTGTGCTATGCGTCTGTAGTCAAATTGGTCTAGGCATTTATCTCTCTTTCTTCTCTGTTCCCATTTGATGCTTCCATGACTAACAAATAATACTTGAGGAGGAAGATCAGGCCTACATTATTTAGTCATAACTCATAAGGTAGGGATTTGTTTTCAAGGAATTGACTGTCGGTAGTCCTTTTGGATACTGCTCCCTCCGTCTCAATATGTAAGACATTTTCTGATACTCCCTTTGTATCAAAAAACGCCTAACATAGTTACATTttgagacagagggagtatttcTGTAACTGAGATTATGTAGGATAGAAAATGTTGAGTGTCTCGTCAGGAAACTCCTGTGTTTGTTAATACCTAATCATTGATGTATTTAGTCTACTCCTTTTGGTTATAAAATAAATGTCATTCTGGGCAGTAAGTTCTCCAAATACACTTTGGATTAGCAGCTTCTCCTGTAACAATTGTAGAACCAGATTAAAATACAAATTATGAAGTATTCTTGAGATAGATCTGCCCATATGATTTTCCTGAAATGAAATCAATGTAAGTATTTTAATATTCACGACTACATTCTTGGCCAAAATTTAGACTCCACATGTCCCAAGTTGTCACTCTTTGATTGGAGGGGGTAATGTAGAAAGTGCACATGAGATCAGACAGCAAATATTTTGGTACCGTACAAGCCAGCTTGTTAATTTTGTGCTTTTTAGTTTCTGATATATTGAAAATGTTTGAAGGGCTTATTCTTTATCCCTTTTTAGTGTCATTCAGTCTCCTGTTTTACTTTAGCCTTTTAAAACATTCGTGTGCTTCTCTTAATGCTCAGGTTTGTGCTTTTTCCTTTTTGACAGGCTGAGTTAGAGGAAAAAGCGGCAAGTGTACATGCAGACATAGTAAATCATGTAAGTGCACTCTGATCACTTCAATTTGGAACTTTATTGTGGTAAATATTGAATGAAAATACATATAAATGGGAAATTTTTTATAACTAATTTGTTATCTGAAGCAATATAGAAAGAGGCCAGCTGATTATAAATCTTTTTGAGTAAGATAGTGCATGACTCAGCAAAAGATTCTTATGTACTCTTTTAAGTCTTAACTTTAACTGCATAAAGGAGTATCACACTTTCAACCTTGGCCTGTGTTAGAACTTGTATATATTTACCAGTAGTTGTTTTGTCTTTGTCCTTAGTTTGATATTTGAAGTcttctactccctctgtccgggtTTATTGGGCCCTTGAGCACAAGAACCCCGTCCGTTTTTACTAGGCCCCATTGGTGATTGTGTACAAATTTCTGCTTTGAATTAATTGCCGAGGCATAAAGAAGGATGCCAAAGGCCGGAGTCTGCGCTACACATGCGTAGCTGCGCGTGCGTGAGCATGCATCCATCCGCATCATTGGAGGAGAGTTGGTGGGCTCGTAGCTGCATGCCTAGTCAGCAGTAATTGACATGCCAAACGAGGCACTAACTAGCAGCAGGAGGTATTAATGCCTTAAAAAAGCCACACATAATTACTTGCTACCTTGGTCCTGCTGATTTGGTCTAGGCCTAATAAACCCGGGCGGAGGAAGTAGTATTAGAAGTTTAGGGTAGACTTGTTCATGCTCAGCTGAGTCGGTCTGGACTGTTTTTTTGACACCTGAACAGTTTCGGCCTTCTCCATATCCTGATAAAGGTAAAATGtaatagacagatattgtattaAGAAGATTATGAATGCAATATTCTTCCCTGAAAATCAACCAATGTTTTTAGTGTGGACATGACCTTTTAAGATCAGGCTTTAGGTCCGGCGCTGGAATGACCTCTAGCTAGGTGGTTGGATATCATTTTTCCTAAGTTGGCTGGATTTAATGGCGTACTCATGGGTTATTAGATTTTCCCAACCATTCTTCAAAAGGAAACTTTTTAGATGTTTTTAGTAGAATGCTACCTTGATTGCATGCTTGCTTATGTTTGTTATATAGATACCATATGGAGCTTGAAAGAGAAAATCTGGGTTCTCATGAAACTGAATAGTAGTGCTCCCTACTAATACATATCGTTTCTTTCTCGATATCCATATGCTTCTACGCAATAATTGGCAAAGTTGCCTTTTTTTTTCCTTTAGTGGTTTGATAAGGAGCTTCGAAAATTGGAAATGGAGTTGGAACGAGCGCGTGAGAAGGGGTGGCGTCAGGAATATCCTTTCCAGATTGACTGTATTGATCATGCAGCAGTAACTTGCCATGCTTGTGATTTGTAGTTGTGTATAATTTTTCATATTATTTTACTATCGTGTATTGCCAGCCTACGACTTAATGCACAGGAAAGAAACTTTGTGTGGTTCTTTTTTCCTTGACCAATTCTTACTATCCATGACATAAGTTGTCAGAAAATGCTTCTAAGCACACCAGAAGAAAGACAGCGCCGTCTTGAGGCGACCCCGGAAGTTATTCCAGATGCTGAAGGGGAGAGTAAAGAAACTGGGATTGAATCAGCAGTGAACATTCCTTTTCAAGGGAATCGAGGTACAAATGTAAATATATAATACTCcttccgtcccaaaataagtgactcaactttgtactgaCTTTGGACTAAAGTTAttacaaagttgagtcacttattttgggatggagggagtagttgttTTTCTCTTTCATTCTAAAAGCTTTATATTCATAATGCTGCCAAATATGTTCAAAGCAGGAGAAAGACAGCAACGTCTTGAGGTGATCCCCGAAGTTATTCCAGATGCAGAAGAAGGGAGTAAAGAAACTGAGATTGAATCAGCAGCAAGGAGCCCTTTTCAAGGGAGTCGAGGTACAAACGCTTGAAATTTCTGTTCTTAATTA from Triticum urartu cultivar G1812 chromosome 3, Tu2.1, whole genome shotgun sequence encodes:
- the LOC125545578 gene encoding uncharacterized protein At5g08430-like isoform X6, which translates into the protein MRRRKPSDVTRTTATRPDPPATRRRARRHLALPPRAASTGNGRSPPEPRRSSAPLNPAALARSTPPLHLPGRINTFLISFPFASPHQSAPRSNPFPPPPIIPKPYPPSRRPLTAAARPPAARGQGGREEEKMGRWGMKLGDMAEFQCFVCKDAGDVRVCDSRNCLKSYHPCCVGKEDDFIDSSEQYVCDWHKCAKCGSDALYLCLCCPSSSTCGDCFGKIDFIPVKQSNEFSMGFCRSCFNMAVATEKDDREEAKVAFGGTPENYEILFKDYWSVLNDKERFTLLDLQIASIRHKRSLQCKEGNDSNEYHKTDGKPLGDNDGAGPSSLLDTMDKPNEVQATLKRKKLEKKTYVGWASKELTEFLSCIGKDTSTPLDHFKVAEVVREYVRQKNLHLHDKKKKSVMCDENLHSLFNKKKIKYNMIHSLVEMHLSANAISEDESDGSVDDTGYTVKKKPRNSLEPKIPKSVSGIDPIIPKSVSGTNKNCLAALNPNNLNLIYLRRTLVVKLLTELDTFEQKVIGCLVRVKNDLKSYTYMMTKKYYQIGLVTGIKKSSEEYKIKNTFTDVLLCVSGMWDDVKISMLSEEDFEEDECNDLLKSAKKELFKRPTVAELEEKAASVHADIVNHWFDKELRKLEMELERAREKGWRQDIHDISCQKMLLSTPEERQRRLEATPEVIPDAEGESKETGIESAVNIPFQGNRAGERQQRLEVIPEVIPDAEEGSKETEIESAARSPFQGSRGVIQTVADPLEVGIDESLEGASLRHDAACEVVFEAAGKALCNGGTPGPGLHTQLNKAAGKALCSGGTPGPGLHTPLNTAAGKTLCNGGTPVPGLHTPLNEVTGVIDIDNEDDGNGPSHHTGGDKEYVIDLVSDDDEDVHMEQREPERAKCDGPVAVNGIAAHAHDGPEAVNGVTVPTVHASNGLDGNTGPACSTSQAMVRDPVTVNGTGKSDQGWMYIDPQGREHGPYPMAQMREWQQSGYFPEGFRVWRAGRSRRGRASMLLIDAMRLH
- the LOC125545578 gene encoding zinc finger CCCH domain-containing protein 44-like isoform X12; amino-acid sequence: MRRRKPSDVTRTTATRPDPPATRRRARRHLALPPRAASTGNGRSPPEPRRSSAPLNPAALARSTPPLHLPGRINTFLISFPFASPHQSAPRSNPFPPPPIIPKPYPPSRRPLTAAARPPAARGQGGREEEKMGRWGMKLGDMAEFQCFVCKDAGDVRVCDSRNCLKSYHPCCVGKEDDFIDSSEQYVCDWHKCAKCGSDALYLCLCCPSSSTCGDCFGKIDFIPVKQSNEFSMGFCRSCFNMAVATEKDDREEAKVAFGGTPENYEILFKDYWSVLNDKERFTLLDLQIASIRHKRSLQCKEGNDSNEYHKTDGKPLGDNDGAGPSSLLDTMDKPNEVQATLKRKKLEKKTYVGWASKELTEFLSCIGKDTSTPLDHFKVAEVVREYVRQKNLHLHDKKKKSVMCDENLHSLFNKKKIKYNMIHSLVEMHLSANAISEDESDGSVDDTGYTVKKKPRNSLEPKIPKSVSGIDPIIPKSVSGTNKNCLAALNPNNLNLIYLRRTLVVKLLTELDTFEQKVIGCLVRVKNDLKSYTYMMTKKYYQIGLVTGIKKSSEEYKIKNTFTDVLLCVSGMWDDVKISMLSEEDFEEDECNDLLKSAKKELFKRPTVAELEEKAASVHADIVNHWFDKELRKLEMELERAREKGWRQDIHDISCQKMLLSTPEERQRRLEATPEVIPDAEGESKETGIESAVNIPFQGNRAGERQQRLEVIPEVIPDAEEGSKETEIESAARSPFQGSRGVIQTVADPLEVGIDESLEGASLRHDAACEVVFEAAGKALCNGGTPGPGLHTQLNKAAGKALCNGGTPGPGLHTQLNTAAGKTLCNGGTPVPGLHTPLNEGQILLLESLISTTRMMEMVLVITLVVTRNMSSIWSVMTTRMFTWSSVSQNGQNVMDQ
- the LOC125545578 gene encoding zinc finger CCCH domain-containing protein 44-like isoform X11, with product MRRRKPSDVTRTTATRPDPPATRRRARRHLALPPRAASTGNGRSPPEPRRSSAPLNPAALARSTPPLHLPGRINTFLISFPFASPHQSAPRSNPFPPPPIIPKPYPPSRRPLTAAARPPAARGQGGREEEKMGRWGMKLGDMAEFQCFVCKDAGDVRVCDSRNCLKSYHPCCVGKEDDFIDSSEQYVCDWHKCAKCGSDALYLCLCCPSSSTCGDCFGKIDFIPVKQSNEFSMGFCRSCFNMAVATEKDDREEAKVAFGGTPENYEILFKDYWSVLNDKERFTLLDLQIASIRHKRSLQCKEGNDSNEYHKTDGKPLGDNDGAGPSSLLDTMDKPNEVQATLKRKKLEKKTYVGWASKELTEFLSCIGKDTSTPLDHFKVAEVVREYVRQKNLHLHDKKKKSVMCDENLHSLFNKKKIKYNMIHSLVEMHLSANAISEDESDGSVDDTGYTVKKKPRNSLEPKIPKSVSGIDPIIPKSVSGTNKNCLAALNPNNLNLIYLRRTLVVKLLTELDTFEQKVIGCLVRVKNDLKSYTYMMTKKYYQIGLVTGIKKSSEEYKIKNTFTDVLLCVSGMWDDVKISMLSEEDFEEDECNDLLKSAKKELFKRPTVAELEEKAASVHADIVNHWFDKELRKLEMELERAREKGWRQDIHDISCQKMLLSTPEERQRRLEATPEVIPDAEGESKETGIESAVNIPFQGNRAGERQQRLEVIPEVIPDAEEGSKETEIESAARSPFQGSRGVIQTVADPLEVGIDESLEGASLRHDAACEVVFEAAGKALCNGGTPGPGLHTQLNKAAGKALCSGGTPGPGLHTPLNTAAGKTLCNGGTPVPGLHTPLNEGQILLLESLISTTRMMEMVLVITLVVTRNMSSIWSVMTTRMFTWSSVSQNGQNVMDQ